Proteins encoded within one genomic window of Haladaptatus sp. QDMS2:
- a CDS encoding redoxin domain-containing protein, which yields MVNTGDDAPDFSAPVANGDIEQFDLGERLDDAPIVLAFFPGAFTSVCTDEMCTFRDNLSDFEEVGAEVYGVSRDSPFTLNEFRAQNDLNFGLISDFNKEVIDAFDVEMDFADLGVYGVAKRSVFVVDGDGDVTYSWVSDDPGVEPDYAEVADAAAEA from the coding sequence ATGGTCAACACTGGCGACGACGCACCAGACTTCAGCGCACCGGTAGCAAACGGCGATATCGAGCAGTTCGACCTCGGCGAGCGCCTCGACGATGCGCCCATCGTCCTCGCGTTCTTCCCAGGCGCGTTCACGAGCGTTTGCACGGACGAGATGTGCACGTTCCGCGACAACCTGAGCGACTTCGAAGAGGTCGGCGCAGAAGTGTACGGCGTCAGCCGCGACTCGCCGTTCACGCTCAACGAGTTCCGCGCCCAGAATGACCTCAACTTCGGCCTCATCTCCGATTTCAACAAAGAGGTCATCGACGCCTTCGACGTCGAGATGGACTTCGCGGACCTCGGCGTCTACGGCGTCGCAAAGCGCTCCGTGTTCGTCGTCGACGGCGACGGCGATGTCACCTACTCGTGGGTCAGCGACGACCCCGGCGTCGAACCCGACTACGCCGAAGTCGCGGACGCCGCAGCAGAGGCGTAA
- a CDS encoding class I SAM-dependent methyltransferase → MDRSRKAVKDTYDRIAAHFSKTREYAWPEVASFLDAQPPAETALDIGCGNGRHTELLAEKATRAIGLDASIGLLGEARARATDRGFDAAFVAGDAASLPFAANSIDLALYVATLHHLPERSLRRASLDELARVLEPEARALVSVWSTAHDAFDHDGPEGFDTLVDWTLPGGETVPRFYHIYAPAEFDADFAASDLRVVSNELSSGNCYTVVTPE, encoded by the coding sequence ATGGACCGGTCACGCAAGGCGGTCAAAGACACCTACGACCGCATCGCGGCCCATTTCTCGAAAACTCGCGAGTACGCCTGGCCGGAGGTGGCGTCGTTTCTCGACGCCCAGCCACCCGCCGAGACGGCCCTCGACATCGGCTGTGGAAACGGCCGACACACGGAACTGCTCGCGGAGAAGGCGACGCGAGCCATCGGTCTCGACGCGAGTATCGGCCTGCTCGGCGAGGCGCGAGCACGGGCCACAGACCGCGGGTTCGACGCCGCGTTCGTCGCCGGCGACGCCGCCAGCCTCCCGTTCGCCGCAAATAGCATTGACCTCGCACTCTACGTTGCGACCCTGCACCACCTCCCAGAACGCTCGCTGCGCCGGGCGAGTCTCGACGAACTCGCTCGCGTCCTCGAACCGGAGGCCCGGGCGCTCGTGAGCGTCTGGTCGACTGCCCACGACGCCTTCGACCACGACGGCCCGGAAGGCTTCGATACCCTGGTCGATTGGACGCTGCCCGGTGGCGAGACTGTCCCGCGATTCTACCACATCTACGCGCCGGCCGAATTCGATGCCGACTTCGCGGCGAGCGACCTTCGCGTAGTGTCGAACGAACTCTCTAGTGGCAACTGCTACACAGTCGTCACGCCGGAATGA
- a CDS encoding HTTM domain-containing protein translates to MTPPFFRASRRSVGWRRLAEHVGIDVRALAALRISLGVLLLADLSLRSRHLVAFYTDAGVLPRSALQTMYPRLSHLSLHALSGSAWMQGVLFFVAGVAALALLVGYRTRVATLCLLLLLVSLHIRNPLVLSAGDVLLRRLLFWSLFLPLGARWSVDSRELTAPQASRVVSMATVGLLVQTIVVYSVNAVLKLRGDAWTAGTAIQSVFQVDYLTVFLGDELAQFPTLLSVLGTLWLVLVICAPLLVVLRGRARTALALLFVGMHVGMALTLRIGLFPLVSIASLLVFFPAGVWNQVERTTATMVSRSRGSRSDLSSHDEPETTAHPLRTRAVTILATLVIVVMLLVNATALGVVAIPTERGEAVAPDSTPWRMFAPTPPNEDSWFVAPGRLESGGQVDAFQEGAVSWTRPVEVSGAYPSARWRKYLEHVENREVSDPGNLATYLCHRWNANHDTTLQTVSVVQLEHSAQADSEKPRSRTVVANQSCVPQS, encoded by the coding sequence GTGACTCCCCCATTCTTCCGCGCTTCACGCCGTTCTGTCGGGTGGCGACGCCTCGCCGAGCACGTCGGCATCGACGTGCGCGCGCTCGCCGCCCTCCGCATCTCGCTCGGGGTACTCTTGCTCGCCGATTTGAGCCTGCGCTCCCGGCATCTCGTTGCCTTCTACACCGACGCCGGCGTCCTCCCGCGCAGCGCCCTCCAGACGATGTATCCGCGTCTCTCGCACCTCTCGCTGCACGCTCTCTCCGGAAGCGCCTGGATGCAGGGCGTCCTGTTTTTTGTGGCCGGAGTGGCCGCGCTCGCGTTGCTCGTCGGGTATCGAACCCGAGTGGCGACGCTCTGTTTGTTGCTCCTGCTCGTCTCGCTGCACATTCGCAATCCACTCGTCTTGAGTGCGGGCGACGTACTCCTGCGCCGACTGCTGTTCTGGAGCCTGTTCCTCCCGCTCGGTGCGCGGTGGTCGGTCGATTCTCGCGAACTCACCGCGCCGCAGGCGAGTCGGGTCGTCTCAATGGCTACCGTTGGTCTGCTGGTCCAGACCATCGTCGTCTATTCGGTGAACGCGGTTCTGAAACTCCGCGGGGACGCATGGACCGCGGGCACGGCGATTCAGTCCGTGTTTCAGGTCGATTATCTCACGGTTTTCCTCGGCGACGAACTCGCACAGTTTCCCACTCTGCTCTCGGTTCTCGGCACGCTCTGGCTCGTATTGGTCATTTGTGCGCCGCTGCTCGTTGTGCTCCGCGGGCGGGCCAGAACCGCCCTCGCACTGTTGTTCGTCGGCATGCACGTTGGAATGGCCCTGACGCTCAGAATCGGCCTGTTCCCGCTCGTCTCGATTGCGAGTCTGTTGGTGTTCTTTCCCGCTGGCGTCTGGAACCAGGTCGAACGGACGACAGCGACGATGGTGTCGCGCAGTCGCGGGAGCCGCTCCGACCTCTCAAGCCACGACGAACCGGAAACCACGGCCCACCCACTGCGAACTCGGGCCGTGACGATTCTCGCGACACTGGTCATCGTCGTGATGTTGCTGGTAAACGCAACGGCGTTAGGCGTCGTCGCCATCCCGACAGAGCGCGGCGAAGCCGTCGCACCGGATTCGACCCCATGGCGGATGTTCGCGCCCACACCACCGAACGAAGATAGCTGGTTCGTCGCTCCCGGGAGACTCGAATCCGGTGGACAAGTGGACGCCTTTCAGGAGGGGGCAGTTTCGTGGACTCGACCCGTGGAGGTCTCGGGCGCGTACCCGAGCGCGCGTTGGCGAAAGTACCTCGAACACGTAGAGAACCGCGAGGTCAGCGACCCCGGAAATCTGGCGACGTATCTCTGCCATCGCTGGAACGCGAACCACGACACGACGCTGCAAACTGTGTCGGTCGTCCAGTTAGAACACTCGGCGCAGGCAGACAGCGAGAAGCCTCGTTCGCGGACGGTCGTCGCGAATCAGTCTTGCGTACCGCAGTCGTGA
- a CDS encoding ABC transporter permease: MSSYVQLKSLIQREILRYVRRPYNTFLPPIITNSLYFAVFGVILGSRIGSIAGVSYIQFVLPGLVVLGAISDAFENASFSIFHGRWNEYIDEVITSPMSNRDIVASYVTASAIRGILTALLIVGVGLVFTSVSLSHPFYLVSFLLVITALFGGLGIMGGLWATDFDYLTVLNQFILRPLVFFGAVFYSLDVLPPLWRTVSLFNPMVYMVNGVRYGMIGVTEVDPNLSLAILSAATAVVLTIDYLLFKRGYGIAD, translated from the coding sequence ATGAGTAGCTACGTCCAACTCAAATCGCTGATTCAACGAGAGATACTTCGCTACGTCAGACGCCCGTACAACACGTTCCTGCCCCCGATAATTACGAATTCCCTCTATTTCGCGGTGTTCGGGGTGATTCTCGGTAGCCGAATTGGGTCGATTGCCGGCGTGAGCTACATCCAGTTCGTCTTGCCGGGGCTGGTCGTGCTTGGCGCAATCTCAGACGCGTTCGAGAACGCCTCGTTCTCCATCTTCCACGGCCGGTGGAACGAGTACATCGACGAGGTAATCACCTCCCCGATGTCGAATCGAGATATCGTCGCCTCCTACGTGACGGCAAGCGCAATCAGAGGCATTCTCACCGCGCTTCTCATCGTCGGTGTCGGCCTCGTCTTTACGTCGGTCAGCCTGTCGCATCCGTTCTATCTGGTCAGTTTCCTGCTCGTCATCACCGCGCTGTTCGGCGGCCTCGGCATCATGGGCGGACTCTGGGCGACGGATTTCGACTATTTGACCGTCCTCAACCAGTTCATTCTGCGCCCGCTCGTGTTCTTCGGTGCGGTGTTCTACTCGCTCGACGTCCTTCCCCCACTCTGGCGGACGGTTTCGCTGTTCAACCCGATGGTCTACATGGTCAACGGTGTCAGATACGGGATGATCGGTGTCACAGAAGTCGACCCAAACCTCTCGCTCGCCATTCTGTCCGCCGCAACCGCGGTCGTCCTCACAATCGATTATCTATTGTTCAAACGCGGGTACGGTATCGCCGACTGA
- a CDS encoding ABC transporter ATP-binding protein, translating into MVLAIETTDLRKSYGDVEALQGLDLAVEEGEFFGLLGPNGAGKTTFISILTGLVRKSGGDASVFGYDVETDYQQARDAIGVAPQEFNVDRFFPIKEVLMHKAGYHGIGKEEASRRADAALKKVGIYDKRDTRFDWLSGGMKRRLLLARAIVTEPDLLILDEPTAGVDVQLRRDLWNIITEMNEEGTTILLTTHYIEEAERLCDRVAIMNEGQKVTVASPEDLMDEGVDNITITLRDTPETVPDLRIDAVQSAELKAGKLVIRAQRAGRVAPEILLALDDAGHEVVDLDISRTSLEEVFVSLTNGSESTNGDKPRVAPQEGQ; encoded by the coding sequence ATGGTTCTCGCGATAGAAACGACGGATCTCAGAAAGTCCTACGGCGACGTGGAGGCGTTGCAGGGCCTCGACCTCGCCGTCGAGGAGGGGGAGTTCTTCGGCCTCCTCGGCCCGAACGGGGCTGGCAAGACGACGTTCATCTCGATTCTCACCGGTCTCGTGCGTAAATCCGGCGGCGATGCCAGTGTGTTCGGCTACGACGTGGAGACAGACTACCAGCAAGCACGCGACGCGATAGGCGTTGCGCCCCAGGAGTTTAACGTAGACCGCTTTTTCCCCATCAAGGAAGTGCTGATGCACAAAGCCGGCTATCACGGTATCGGGAAAGAGGAAGCCTCTCGACGCGCGGATGCGGCGCTCAAGAAAGTCGGCATCTACGACAAGCGCGACACCCGCTTCGACTGGCTCTCCGGCGGGATGAAACGCCGCCTCCTGCTCGCCCGGGCCATCGTCACGGAACCGGACCTCCTCATTCTGGACGAACCCACAGCAGGCGTGGACGTGCAACTCCGTCGCGACCTCTGGAACATCATTACCGAGATGAACGAGGAGGGGACGACGATTCTGCTCACCACTCACTACATCGAGGAAGCAGAACGTCTCTGTGACCGGGTCGCCATCATGAACGAGGGGCAGAAGGTGACCGTCGCGAGTCCGGAGGACCTGATGGACGAGGGCGTGGACAACATCACGATTACGCTTCGCGACACACCGGAGACGGTCCCTGACCTCCGTATCGACGCGGTCCAATCGGCAGAGTTGAAGGCGGGCAAACTCGTGATTCGCGCCCAGCGTGCCGGGCGCGTTGCGCCCGAAATCCTGCTCGCGCTCGACGACGCCGGCCACGAAGTCGTCGACCTCGACATCTCTCGGACGTCGCTCGAAGAGGTGTTCGTCTCGCTCACGAACGGGAGCGAATCGACCAACGGGGACAAACCACGAGTTGCCCCACAGGAGGGACAGTAA
- a CDS encoding HD domain-containing protein yields the protein MSDVSDVDSESLSYDPSADHAFPDEKLNRVLDFIERDEEIQALLEAQNVNPVARKRYNDHGAKHIEIVRDRALTLYDLLKRGGIPFNGARDQGLEEEDEAVIIAFAATLHDIGHIVHRDDHVYYSIPLASDVLDRVLPEFYDTIAECVQVKAEVLHAILCHHTVEDPLSLEAGVIRVADALDMEHGRSRIPYESGGRGINTVSSQAIRKVTLQEGEEAPVTVEIEMTNAAGVYQVDNLLKAKLRGSGLEDFVRIVALNTHIDGDQIVERIEL from the coding sequence ATGAGTGACGTTTCAGATGTCGATAGCGAGAGCCTTTCTTACGACCCCAGCGCCGACCACGCCTTTCCTGACGAAAAACTGAACCGGGTTCTCGATTTTATCGAACGAGACGAGGAGATTCAGGCACTCCTCGAAGCCCAGAACGTGAACCCCGTGGCGCGAAAGCGGTACAACGACCACGGGGCAAAACACATCGAAATCGTCCGCGACCGCGCACTCACCCTCTACGACCTCTTGAAACGTGGGGGTATCCCGTTCAACGGCGCACGCGACCAGGGCTTAGAAGAAGAAGACGAGGCCGTCATCATCGCGTTCGCGGCCACCCTCCACGACATCGGCCACATCGTCCACCGCGACGACCACGTCTACTACTCGATTCCGCTCGCCTCTGACGTTCTCGACCGCGTGCTGCCCGAGTTCTACGACACCATCGCCGAGTGCGTGCAAGTGAAGGCAGAAGTGCTTCACGCGATTCTCTGTCACCACACTGTCGAAGACCCCCTTTCGCTCGAAGCAGGCGTCATCCGCGTCGCGGACGCCCTCGACATGGAACACGGCCGTTCGCGCATCCCGTACGAGAGTGGCGGGCGCGGCATCAACACAGTCTCCAGTCAGGCGATTCGGAAGGTAACGCTCCAGGAGGGCGAGGAGGCCCCCGTCACCGTCGAAATCGAGATGACAAACGCCGCCGGTGTCTACCAGGTAGACAATCTGCTCAAGGCGAAACTCCGTGGTTCGGGCCTCGAAGACTTCGTCCGCATCGTCGCGCTCAACACCCACATCGACGGCGACCAGATCGTAGAGCGCATCGAACTTTGA
- a CDS encoding universal stress protein, which translates to MRILVAIDSSECSFTALSYALDFYEMGGVELDVVHVTDFKTDATEALVAKAREMLADAGIDTEPEVVTNLGLDTPKASVRVGQRIVELATERGADQIVVGRHGETGMLEKIILGSTSETVVKGAEIPVTVIPA; encoded by the coding sequence ATGCGAATCCTGGTCGCCATCGACAGTTCCGAGTGCAGTTTCACCGCGCTTTCGTACGCACTGGACTTCTACGAGATGGGCGGGGTCGAACTCGACGTGGTCCACGTCACGGATTTCAAGACCGACGCGACCGAGGCGCTCGTCGCGAAGGCACGCGAGATGCTCGCCGACGCCGGGATCGATACTGAACCGGAGGTCGTCACCAATCTCGGACTCGATACGCCGAAGGCCTCTGTTCGCGTGGGGCAGCGAATCGTCGAACTCGCGACCGAGCGCGGCGCAGACCAGATTGTCGTCGGGCGGCACGGCGAAACCGGTATGTTAGAGAAGATAATTCTCGGCAGCACGTCAGAGACCGTCGTCAAAGGGGCGGAAATCCCGGTGACGGTCATTCCGGCGTGA
- the thrC gene encoding threonine synthase, producing MNTRCYACDSVYDASRVRCDCGEPVWFDVDATAFAWPMGDTRRVWRYADLLPVDPANGLGWAAGGTPLLRLDRLDEYAGCRVWVKDETANPTGTFKDRGSAVAVAAVAERGGRHIGTVSHGNMAMSTAAHAAACGLECVVLVPKDISEKRLAAIGQYRPTIVRVDGDYGQLYYDSLDIGREFSIEFVNSDVPLRVAGQKTVALEIVERFDGVPDAICLPVSSGGQASGVWKALRELETAGLIESVPRLYFVQAANCDPIAQAYEAGHDVERIEPKSTAAYSIANANPPSGNRVLAAAAETDGAVLSVSEDAISEATRRFAELAGLCVEPSSAVALAGLHDLTAAGELDEDESVALILTGTGFKELSRDFADSPIVPLSGLHEYFESALGAHL from the coding sequence ATGAACACTCGCTGTTACGCCTGCGACAGTGTGTACGACGCCTCGCGCGTCCGCTGTGACTGTGGCGAACCCGTCTGGTTCGACGTAGACGCCACCGCGTTCGCGTGGCCGATGGGCGACACGCGCAGGGTCTGGCGCTACGCTGACCTCCTCCCTGTGGACCCGGCGAACGGGCTTGGCTGGGCGGCCGGCGGCACGCCCCTCCTTCGGCTGGACCGACTCGACGAATACGCCGGGTGTCGCGTCTGGGTGAAAGACGAGACGGCCAACCCAACCGGGACGTTCAAAGACCGCGGCAGCGCCGTCGCCGTGGCCGCCGTCGCAGAACGTGGGGGTCGCCACATCGGGACCGTCTCGCATGGGAACATGGCGATGAGCACGGCGGCCCACGCCGCGGCCTGCGGCCTCGAGTGCGTTGTACTCGTTCCCAAGGACATCTCCGAGAAGCGACTCGCCGCCATCGGCCAGTACCGGCCAACCATCGTTCGCGTCGATGGGGACTACGGGCAACTCTACTACGACAGCCTCGACATCGGCCGGGAGTTCAGCATCGAATTCGTCAACTCTGACGTCCCGCTTCGAGTGGCCGGTCAGAAGACTGTCGCCCTCGAAATCGTCGAGCGATTCGACGGCGTCCCGGACGCTATCTGTCTCCCGGTGAGCAGCGGCGGCCAGGCGAGCGGCGTCTGGAAGGCCCTCCGCGAACTCGAAACGGCGGGTCTCATCGAGTCGGTCCCCCGCCTCTACTTCGTGCAGGCGGCCAACTGCGACCCGATTGCACAGGCGTACGAGGCGGGGCACGACGTCGAGCGAATCGAGCCAAAATCCACGGCCGCCTACTCCATCGCGAACGCGAACCCACCGAGCGGAAACCGCGTCCTTGCGGCCGCCGCAGAGACCGACGGGGCGGTCCTCTCGGTGAGTGAGGATGCGATTTCGGAGGCGACCCGTCGGTTTGCCGAGCTGGCAGGGTTGTGCGTCGAACCCTCCTCCGCCGTCGCGCTCGCGGGTTTGCACGACCTCACCGCGGCCGGTGAACTAGACGAAGACGAATCCGTCGCGCTCATCCTCACGGGAACCGGATTCAAGGAATTGAGCCGTGACTTCGCTGACTCGCCCATCGTCCCGCTCTCCGGCCTCCACGAGTATTTCGAGTCGGCCCTCGGTGCCCACTTATGA
- a CDS encoding cupin domain-containing protein: MKKVAIDEVNVVTNPMNVHSIRRPVSRALGTEEFAMNYFELETGESFSGGLHTHYDQEEVFYVQSGTATFETKIDGERDTVTVDAGEAIRFAPGEFQQGLNGEDEPVVGFAFGAPGATHDWDEIESITYCRDCEEETPHGLDLTEKGGFKMDCKECDMTFTIERSD; the protein is encoded by the coding sequence ATGAAGAAAGTCGCCATCGACGAGGTCAACGTCGTCACCAACCCGATGAACGTCCACAGCATCCGTCGCCCCGTCTCCCGCGCCCTCGGGACCGAGGAGTTCGCGATGAACTACTTCGAACTCGAAACCGGCGAGTCGTTCTCCGGCGGCCTGCACACCCACTACGACCAAGAGGAGGTGTTCTACGTCCAGTCCGGAACCGCGACGTTCGAGACGAAAATCGATGGCGAGCGCGACACCGTCACCGTGGACGCGGGCGAGGCCATTCGCTTTGCCCCCGGTGAGTTCCAGCAGGGACTCAACGGCGAGGACGAACCGGTCGTCGGCTTCGCCTTCGGCGCACCCGGCGCGACCCACGACTGGGACGAAATCGAGTCCATCACCTACTGCCGAGACTGCGAAGAAGAGACACCCCACGGCCTCGACCTGACCGAGAAGGGTGGTTTCAAGATGGATTGCAAGGAGTGTGACATGACGTTCACGATTGAACGGTCTGACTAG
- a CDS encoding cyclase family protein, producing the protein MTIIDLTYPLEDEMSVYPGDPLVSIRDHDVYELDGYRVTGLSLGTHSGTHIDAPSHTEADGKSLDEFPITTFIFEAERVDCRHRGARERIRLEDLPETVDGDLLVFQTGWDTHWGTDAYLDHPYLDVGVAKWCAERGIHVALDAFGPDPTPSDNARPREPTDSPAHHALLSNDCLIIENLRGVDRVPDRFVLEAFPLAIAGADGAPVRAIARFA; encoded by the coding sequence ATGACGATTATCGACCTCACCTACCCGCTCGAAGACGAAATGTCCGTGTACCCGGGCGACCCGTTGGTCTCGATTCGCGACCACGACGTGTACGAACTCGACGGCTACCGCGTGACCGGCCTGTCACTTGGCACGCACTCGGGAACCCACATCGACGCGCCGAGTCACACCGAGGCGGACGGGAAGTCCCTCGACGAATTTCCGATTACGACCTTCATCTTCGAAGCAGAGCGGGTCGATTGTCGCCACCGTGGTGCCCGTGAGCGGATTCGGCTGGAGGACTTGCCGGAGACCGTAGACGGCGACCTCCTCGTGTTTCAAACCGGGTGGGACACCCACTGGGGAACCGACGCCTACCTCGACCACCCCTACCTCGACGTCGGCGTCGCGAAGTGGTGTGCAGAGCGGGGCATCCACGTCGCCCTCGACGCCTTCGGTCCGGACCCGACGCCGAGCGACAACGCACGACCGAGGGAACCGACCGACAGCCCTGCTCACCACGCGCTGCTCAGTAACGACTGCCTCATCATCGAGAACCTCCGCGGGGTGGACCGCGTTCCCGACCGATTCGTCCTGGAGGCCTTCCCGCTCGCCATCGCTGGAGCAGATGGGGCTCCGGTTCGGGCCATCGCCCGATTCGCCTGA
- a CDS encoding PHP domain-containing protein: MLHDYHVHSNYSDGRFLFQMLQSAEQAGLKGVGFADHCNVSDRERMQDLKHLLGFNLDQTYDRRLRAIRSLSRQFDIEIYNAVEMDYDPDDHGAIRNFFNQTDFDYTIGSVHHLEEVNVHIESYFAKKSEAERRKLVDEYFEKLVSLAQSELFDIAAHVDLLERNPAFRDLATDDHYHAAARAFKRSRTVPEINAGRVLTDYGKFHPVPRFLDVLLEHEVRFTVGSDSHRPEEIAPRVKKLREFFEEQELDPLYVV, encoded by the coding sequence ATGCTCCACGACTACCACGTCCACTCGAACTACTCGGACGGGCGATTCCTCTTCCAGATGCTGCAATCCGCAGAGCAGGCTGGGCTGAAGGGCGTCGGTTTCGCAGACCACTGCAACGTCTCAGATCGCGAGCGAATGCAGGACCTGAAACACCTCCTTGGATTCAATCTCGACCAGACGTACGACCGCCGACTGCGGGCGATACGGAGCCTCTCTCGCCAGTTCGATATCGAGATTTACAACGCAGTCGAGATGGACTACGACCCGGACGACCACGGCGCGATTCGAAATTTCTTCAATCAGACTGACTTCGACTACACCATCGGGAGCGTCCACCACTTGGAAGAAGTGAACGTCCACATCGAGAGTTACTTCGCGAAGAAGTCGGAGGCAGAACGCCGCAAACTCGTGGACGAATACTTCGAGAAACTCGTCTCCCTCGCCCAGTCAGAACTGTTCGACATCGCGGCGCACGTGGACCTGCTCGAACGCAATCCCGCCTTCCGTGACCTGGCGACCGACGACCACTACCACGCCGCCGCCCGAGCGTTCAAGCGGTCGCGGACGGTTCCGGAAATCAACGCCGGGCGCGTGCTCACTGATTACGGAAAGTTCCACCCTGTCCCGCGATTCCTCGACGTGCTTCTGGAACATGAGGTTCGGTTCACCGTCGGGTCGGACTCACACCGTCCCGAAGAAATCGCTCCTCGAGTCAAGAAACTGCGCGAGTTCTTCGAAGAACAGGAACTGGACCCGCTGTACGTCGTTTAA
- a CDS encoding twin-arginine translocase TatA/TatE family subunit — MLDTITPLFPGIPGGPELLVILFIAILLFGANKIPKLARSTGQAMGEFQKGREEVEGELEEMRKKSKEGATKSETDTTDADADKAEATAAAEESESEPKIGADDEDDVETEKEK, encoded by the coding sequence ATGCTCGATACAATCACTCCGCTGTTCCCGGGAATCCCGGGCGGGCCGGAACTGCTCGTCATCCTGTTCATCGCCATCCTCCTGTTTGGCGCAAACAAGATTCCAAAACTCGCCCGTTCGACCGGGCAAGCGATGGGTGAGTTCCAGAAAGGCCGCGAAGAAGTCGAAGGCGAACTCGAAGAGATGCGCAAGAAGAGCAAAGAAGGCGCAACGAAGTCCGAGACGGACACCACCGACGCCGACGCCGACAAGGCAGAGGCGACGGCCGCGGCCGAGGAGTCCGAATCGGAACCCAAAATCGGTGCCGACGACGAAGACGACGTCGAAACCGAGAAAGAGAAGTAA